Part of the Prunus dulcis chromosome 8, ALMONDv2, whole genome shotgun sequence genome is shown below.
CAAAGAATGCGGTGATCTACTACCCAATGAATTGTGATACGTTGTGAGTGACCAGTGACTATAGGCAGCCGAACGGGCATATGATGTTTCTCCAAATGAATTGTTCCACGTCGGCTTCTTTAGCAGAGGATAGAGCTTCTACCTCAATCCATTTTGTAAAATAGTCGGTGGCCATGATCATCATCTCCTTCTTGGCATGAGCTAATGGCCCATTGCATGAATAGTCATGGGTTGTTCTGTGGATAGTACACTTCAGCAGATAGACTTGGAACTGTCTTGTAGCATTGGCATCGATCACATCTTTTGACATACTCCGTAGAGTCACGACATATGGCTGGATTGTCATGACGAGAGGTTGCAGCCTTAGTTTGGGTTTGAAGCCCAATCCTGGCTATGAAGGTGTAAGGGTGTTCCATGGCTCCATCCGTAAGGTCGTCTGGTGGAATTGATGTTCCGGCAGCAAGGGCATGAGGTAGGTGGGTGCTCCCAACTGTGGGGCCGTGAGGCAAAGATGAGGTCTTGGTCACGGGGCCGTGAGGGGAAGGATTGGTGCTCATAGCAAGGGGGCCGTGAGGTGGAGCCGTAGTCTTAACCATGGGGTTGTGAGACGTATAGATTGAGTCATTGCGAATATCGTGCTTCTCGTACATATGCTTCCGGTCATGGTTGCTCAGAAGGCCTTGAATGAAAAGTGGATGGCAGGAATCAGATTTCTTAGATTTGAGAGCAACGCGTTGAATATAACTCGATACTCTtaatgaaagcaccaatttgtttgtgcaaataatctcacgggagaatattcgctagAGATTCCTCTACCTTTTGAGCTTccttcttattcttcttcttcctcgctCCCTGTAAAATAGATTGGAGTCAATAGACCACTCCCGGGATGTGTTAGcgaaaggccctccgatgcctaagtcagttagaTGATCTTTGGGAAGATACAAAAATAACGAAAAGGTAGGAGTTTTCTCTCACGGAGAGAGCCAGTGGTTGGAACCTTAGGGtatagaggagagagagtagcgtgagagagagagagagagagagagaaagagggattTTTTTCTAGCAAAAATAGGTGATAGGataaataaaagagatttATTGGAAATCGGACCCTTGATTTAAGTAGATATTCCTATCttaaatcaaagataattCTCTAATTGAATATGATTTAATTAGGGTAATTAGTTGACTTAAGTAATATTCTTTTTTCCACGTGTCACCCTCTTATTGGTTGCCAAAAATATGTGTTCCCACTGAGGTCTAGCCTAGTGAAAAATAGTATTGACTTGTAGATCAGTGATTCTAGGTTCGAACTCCTATAACACTTTGGTAGTGTGCGAAAAACCCCCCTTTCCCatttattgtttaaattattgcTTGTATTCAATTACCATCGTTTTCGCAACTTTTTCAAAATGGACATCAAAATGACTATTTTGGATCATCTTGTCAAAAAAGGCACCAAAATGCCCAAATTTTGGATCATTTTGTCAAAACAAGCACCAAATCGCTTCCTAAACTATAGCCTATTTTTGGGCAATAGGTATAATTGTTGCCAAAAtagtggtatttttttaatacaaatgatagtctaaactacaaaggGGAGGAGGGCTTTTCTTAGACACACACACCATGAGGGTTCAAATTCGAGACTATTTATATGCAAGTCAATGCCATTTTCCTGTAAGCAAGACCTTGTTGACAGATCAATAATATTATAACTACATAAGATGTTCAACCAAAACAATTATactatttcaaatttaaaaaaagaattcaaaatttaaaacaaaggTTATCTAAAAACTAGTATGCTCAACAAAAGCTCAAGAGCAGCATGGATCAAGTCAAAGATCTAAAGTCATGTCCACAAGCCCAATCCATTTTATATTATACAATTATAAAACTATCAATGTGAGACtagttttgtatttgtttacCCCAAATCTCGTACATCAAAGGTAGGTCAGAGattgtgttattttaaaaGCGTGTCACAATTAGCAGCGCAAACCCTAATAGACTTGAATAAAACTGATTAACTTATGTGCTAAGAAACCTAACTTCTAATTAAACAATTTCGCATTGAATAGGGAATGGATTCAATAtgaattcttttctatgcctcaAGATGAATAAGaactttattatttctttattataAAGCTAGGAATATGAaataatttatggaatttccAAGCTGTTGATAACGGGTTTTGGGGCCTCAGGCCCAAAGACATAGTCGATCAACATGAGTCGTTCTATAAGGGCAAGTCCACCGCATGTGAATTACTTGGGCATGAGGGAGCACAATGACCAAATTGCAGCTCCAGTGCGCCAAGTCTAGTCCAGGCAAGGGTTGGGTCCTACAAGCCCAGGCAAGCCCACGGGTAAATTCTGCCTGAGCTGCTGCCTGGGCAAAATGACATaatgtaagatcccacatcaaccaacggagagggggtgatgtgccttatatgtgcacacccgcatccatctagcacgaggtcttttgggagctcactgacttcggagtcgtaggaactccgaagttaagcgagttgggggctagagcaattccaggatgggtgacccactgggaagttgctcgtgagctcccaaaaacaaaaccgtgcgggcagatAGGGGGCcaaaagcggacaatatcgtgttaCGGCGAAGCCGATCtagggatgtgacaatttggtatcaaagCCACTCTGCcatgtggtgcgagtgtgccgacgaggacgtcaggcccttaagggggtggattgtaagatcccacatcaaccaacggagaggagGTGaagtgccttatatgtgcacacccgcatccatctagcacgaggccttttgggagctcactggcttcggagtcgtaggaactccgaagttaagcgagttgggggctagagcaatcccaggatgggtgacccactaggaagttgctcgtgagctcccagaaacaaaaccgtgcgggcagagatcagagccactctgccgtgtggtgcgagtgtgccgacgaggacgtcgggcccttaagggggtggattgtaagatctcacatcaaccaacggagagggggtgatgtaccctatatgtgcacacccgcatccatctagcacgaggccttttgggagctcactggcttcggagtcgtagaaACTCTGAAGTTAGAGTtaggggctagagcaatcccaggatggatgacccactgggaagttgctcgtgagctcccaaaaacaaaaccgtgcgggcagagagggaggcccaaagcggacaatatcgtgctacggcggagccgatcctgGGGTGTGacatcccacatcaaccaacggagagggggtgatgtgccttatacaTAATGCTGATGTCATAATAACgtcagcaaccaaaaaaatttgaaaaaaaaaaaaccaaaaattccaattttttttattttataaatacctaGCCATATTCTTTACTTCTCAAACcaaaaactctatacaaattcatctcctcatatctcatttgaatagtaattgcctttACCATTGCCTTTTGGggtggaaacaaaaaaaggtaagagctgccactattcatgtggATAGTGACAAACCTTGCCTTGCTTTTGCCTTACCCTTACCCTTTGGTGTGGAGGTGCTCTAATAAGGGCCTTAGATAAGACCCTTACTACAGAATTCTAACGGTCGACAGAGTCTGTAAAATAGGGTACCCGCTTTCTCACTTTTTCGTTGGCTAAAAAAGTTCTCTACAtgtaccccaaaaaaaaaaaaaaaaaaaaaaaagaatttttctatttaaacctcGCACTTCTTTTTGTTCACCTCATCTTCTAAGTTCACTCTaacttctaattcaaattttcacaatttctaagaaaacctcactatcttcccaaactacccTTAAAGACACACacaataggaaaaaaaaataaaaaacaaaaaactcatcaacctCACACTCCACACCCCACACTTCACTATCTTGCCCCTTACCAGTCTAAATTCACCTCAAGCTTACATTACTTAAAGAGATAAAACATTCCAATAGAAGGCTAAACCCAAATATTCTAatggaaattttatttaacatAGCCCCGCTTCTCTCCTAAGCATAACATCATGtccttaatatttttttgtaaaaaaggATTTTATCAATGACATTGGGAAACATTGTAACATTAGATTCAGCAAATTGTTTTGATAGGAAACATTATATCTGAATCATGATTCCAAAATCATCAAATTCTACACTTTCAAGATAAAACCCTACTCAAGTatctcaaattccaaaaccaaaaactgcATGTATCCTCTGGAAAATAAGATCCTGCCATCCTCTCTCCGTATTCTCCGCCGCAGTCGCATTCCCATATCTGCATTACCAAAGTCTCCAAAACAAACCAATCAACTTTGCatagaagaaaacaataaaactcACATACTCCCAATCAATCAAACTAAAACTGAAAAGAACCCATTAATTAAAAgttcaaatcaaaaccaacatgtCTTTCTCATGAATATGAAGAGTTCTGGGGTGTATAAATGTATTAgggttaagtattaagttagatgacattttttgttttttacacaataataaaacttaagaatttaattatttaagtattgggtataaaaaaaatgtgtgaggtttaaatagaaaaattaaaaaaaaagattataataaaatacatattaaaagaCTATGAGTAGATCTCTCGAAGactctatatttttttatttcttttatgtgAGTGAACCGCTCAAAAACTGTCCTAAAGTGTTGATCCAAAAAGGGGCATTACGACAATTATCTATTATCTGCATTATTGGACTCTCACCTCACCTCCATCCCAAATTGCCGatatcatctctctctctctctctctctctctctctctagctatCTCCATGGCTGCAACAGGTCCAACGTTCAATATCCACTACTCTTCACAAGTTCCCCATGATCAGCCAGCCAAACTGATGACCAGCATCAAAAAGCTTGCAGAATCACCAGGCATCACCTTCATCCCTCCCACTTATACCTGCACAAACAATCCCCATGATGACCTGGCAGCTTTGATAGATACAGAGTCAACGATCCCCACCGTTGACTTTTCTCTCCTCACATCTGGCACTCCCCAACAGCGCTCCCAAGCCATCCATGACCTTGGCAAAGCCTGCCAGGACTGGGGCTTCTTCTTGGTACTATTTTAATTACAGATGGGAAttaaattgttgaattaaattttaatttctttttttccatatGTCAATGACATAGGTGATCAATCATGGTGTGCCAGAGAGTCTGATGAAGGCGATCTTGGAAGGGGTACAAGGGTTTTTTGATCTGACGGAGGAGGAGAAGCACGAGTTTGAGGGGAAGCATGTACTGGATCCAATCAGGTGTGGGACCAGCTTCAATGCCTCGGTGGACAAGGTGATGTTTTGGAGGGATTTTCTCAAGGTTTTTGTATATCCTGAGTTCCACTTCCCCACTAAACCTGCTGGCTTCAGGTacaatgttttgtttttttttttcatacaaGTAATATTTAAAGAGAGGAGAATCGAATCTAGAATAttggaatttatttttatgagttAAATCAGGGGCAAAAATTACTTGCTTTACCTTATAATTAAAGGGGATATTTTTGTTCACCACTTTAACTCAAGGTGTATATTTATCATTCTTCTCAATACTTAATACGAGTCTATAAGCATAACCATGATTACATAAATCAGAGTAAAAAGTTAATTATAGTTAGAGCTATAAACACGTGTCAAATATCAAGAAGGGTGGTAAGCATACATCTTGAATTAAAATggtgaacaaaaatatatcGATCCTATAATTGAATGGATTCTAAACCcttgaaaaatcataaatttgtTAGGACAAGTTTCGTAACATGTtttcgtttttattttattttaatttttaattaaagacAGAGAAGATATAGGAAAGATACTGCATGCTAGGCTGAACACATGATGTGTGAGAAGCAATAATCCAAAACAAAGTCGAAAAACCACTTCCAAAACCTCTGAAGGAGTGCGATTAAGTACCaccatttaaaacaaaaattctagCAGCCATCCTCGTAGGCAAATAAGCTTGAATTATCCCCGGTCGATGTACTACGAACATAATTATACACTTCTGATATGTTTACTTACCTAAAATAGATATGAGAAGAAATATTATGATTCATGACTTCCCCTACATATACgaacatatataaaaccaaaaaagtatGTTAACTTCacattaaatatttaaaagaaagtacctgtgatgatgaatttaGTGAAACGGGTTTACCTTTTGTTTGCTTTAGTGAACTTGCATTAGAGTACTGCAAAAGAACGCGACAAGTGACAAGAGAACTCCTGAAAGGAATATCAGAGAGCTTGGGATTGGAAGCCAGCGACTTAGAGAAGTTCTTGAATGTTGAGTCAGGCTTGCAGATCTTCATTGCAAACCTTTATCCTCCATGTCCACAGCCAGAGCTTGCCTTGGGAATGCCACCTCATTCTGATCATGGCCTCTTGACCCTCCTTATACAAAATGGCATTAATGGCCTTCAAGTGCAACACAAGGGTAAATGGGTCAATGTCAATGCCATGCCCAACTCCTTTCTTGTTAACACTGGTGATCACCTGGAGGTAAAGTTTCTCTCACAAATTCTTCATTTCTTTGACTAAACATTTGTTGCATTTGTTGTTCCAAATTTAGGGACTTAGATGACAATATAAGGTTAAACGGGGTTTGGGACAATCACAATTTGCATATGGCGAgatttgaatgaaaaaaaggaaatgaatGAGTCGTAATTGTTTCAAATGTACTGGATCTAGTTACTTCAAATACATTCAATCTAATGTAACTAGTTTTTgtagaaaattaagaaaaacacaacataattatatttcaaattttttaaatgtggGTAAATAGCACTCCGATAATCTCCACGTGCACtccaaattgaaaatgttaGAATTTTTATGGTACTAACAAgtcattttggtcattttagtAAGTAAAATGGTACTAGCAAGTCGTTTGAGAACACTTCACAATGTCATCTCATGATCTAAATTGTTTCGTTTTTTAAGTAACCTAATTAACCTCCACAATTACAGCTCACTCTTTTTCCTAcatattttagatttttagCAATGGGAAGTACAGGAGCAATATTCATCGAGCAGTGCTGACCAACAAAGCTACAAGAATATCCCTTGCCACTCCAACTGGTCCATCTCTTGAAACAGTAGCTACGCCTGCACCCGAGCTCATAAACAATGAAAACCGAAAGCCAGCATATATTGGGATGAAGTATAAAGATTACTTGGAGCTTCAACAAAGCAGCATGCTTGATGGCAAATCCATCTTGGATCGTGTACGGGTTTCAAACTCTGAATAAATCGGTGGCTGCTCTGTCTGGTGCTTCTACAATTATTgtgcttaattaattagtacaATGCTCTAATAAACCAAAGTTGTAATATCACCAGAACAAGTTTGTCAAATGTAAGCAATATCCAAACTTGTATGATTATAAAcattttagaaaatgctccTTATCCCTCAAGTTTGTATAATGGGGTATAATGGTAACTAGATCGACATTAATTGCTGTAGGAGTGGAGCTCATAAGGTGAAATGCAAGAATTGATGGAAACAACTTAATGAATAGTGTGGTTGGGACTTTCATTACTGTGGACTACATGTGTCGATATGTTCGCTtataagagcatccacagttAAGGAGTGTATTATCAGAGGTGTAAAGTAATTTTTACATTTCTTTTACATCTCTGGGGatgtaaataatttttttatttatgttaatttttttgtgtgttttttttaatgtattaacatttttgaattaaatatatgtgtattaggtatattttattttttcaaataaatggacctaaaaaaatttaaagggtgattttattttaacccCGTAATTTGCTCTTTTGACCCCATActaattttaaacataaataacatattttaCCCTTGTATGTAATTACCGTTAAGggcaaaaaatatttaaaataaaaattaaatttgctcATTACACTCCACATACGTTCCTGCAACCCTAGTCATACTTTTTTCTCAAATCATCATGTTCTTAGAACCCTAACAAGGTTTATACGCTTATATTGGTGAAAACATACCTAATATTTATTCACGAAGGGTGAGATTGAAGTTAGTGAGGCTTCGAATGAGgtatgagtttattttttggcgtTTTTCAAGTTTAGGGTTGCATGGTGGTAGCTGGTTACGTGCAACACACTAGTACTGAACGTAATAGGAAAATTCGGTGGAATGCCACTGAAACATTGAACTTATTTCGGCTGTGTTTGACCAGCCGTTAACTTAAGATGTAGTGGAGGTCCACCATAATGTGGAAAGGGGTTCAATGTCGTATGACCGAATTTTACCTATTATTTAGTGGCGAGAACCgaaatatatttgttttttcagtaATTTGTTGTCGACCACAAATTTAATGCGAACTATTTTGACTGAAGGAACAAAACCAAGGTGACGCCGCTATTGAAGACAACAATGTTGGAATAGAATGTATGATGGACTATAGTGATCAATTCACAACTTACGAGGTACTCATTTTgagtatcttttttttttttttttttttgggtttgaaatccttttttgtttttttaaaatggcattaaagtttcaaatttgaacttaATAACATGAGTTTAATGTGTATATATTCAAAGGTAGAGATGCATTAATTAGATGAGCTCGTGTACAAGGAAAGATGAATAATATCGTAATTGTAATTAGAAGGTCTGATTCTGGAGGTGAAGGCAAGAGGAGATCTCGAGTAATACTTGCTTGTGAGAGGAACGGTAAATATGAGCCTTGCAAGTCTAGTGAGACAAATGGTGTAAGGTCGGATGCAAATGGTGATACGAAAAAGTGTTCGAAGGACACTGGTACTAAGAAATGGGGATGCCCATTCTTGTTAAAATGTGTCAATATTGATGATATGGATGATTGGAAGTTGGAGGTTGTGTGCGGAGTACATAATTTGCTCATAGCGGATTTTTATAACAATCTTAAGGCTCGTTTGGTATACCATATTAGACTCTGGATAGGAGTAAATAGTCCATGTCAGTTGTTTGGTGtcaacttgtattatttaattacttaacTATTTAAAAAGGTTTGGGCTTTTAATACTCTTCTTTCCTGACTAACTAATACAACTTACACACCTCGATTTAGATAATACATGCTTAATTATAAGgcttggaaaaaaaagaacacacGTGAAAGATCAGACGCtatattttcatcttcttctcgattactctctctctctctctctctctctctctctctctctctctctctctctctctctctctctctctgggtGACTGTTTGTGGAAAAcacaaattaataatttgtgtgtggtggtttttttgtttgaatttcgGATACCCAAGTTTGCAGCTTTGCTTAGTGTTGAAATTTGTTCTTGCCCATTTATGTTGTTTCGATTCAAAGCTCAGCCATACAAGTTTGGTTCTCAatcctattttaattttttaattggtgGGTCAATATAATTGGCTCTCGATTCAAAGCTCAGTCagattccaaatttttttatatattaattttttggtcaaaatctCATATTCTAAATTTTGACTTGGGGGGTTTTGCATCAATGATGTGGTGGCCCAGTGAGGAAGACAATGAAGGAAGCAGATATAGGGAAGAGAGAATTGGGAAAGAGGTTTCTTGTTTTAGTATTAGGCAGCCGTTAGATTTCTGTCGGATCTCTCCGTTAATTGCATACGTGGCATTCTGGGTTCCACattatttagttttttaaatttaaattgattaaaatatgaataaaataatttttttaaaagttaaaaagagaaagaaaaaaaaagattgggACCCACCGACTCAAAACCAGCACTCCCTTCCTCTCCCCCACCCCAGGTTTCTTTCTCCCCCATTACCACCACCTGCACCACCTCTCCCTCACAGCCTACACCGTCCACCCTCCCCACAGCCCCGACTTCCACCAAGCCACCTCTCCCATCACCGCAGCTCCCTCGCATCCCCCACCCTCCCCATAGCAAGCCACCCCTCCCATCACCAcaactctctccctctctctctcacaattTCGAGCCCACCATTATTACCTCACccaaaaaaccagaaaaacaaaGGCACACTttgaattccaattccaatccgaccaaaccccaaaacctacacacacaaaaaattgtattttcaGGTTCTGAGACTTTAGAAAAAATGTCGGAGATGGCAAACAATTTCAGGTAAACAAAATTAACTCTTACCTCCTCTGTTATGATCCCAGTAGGAGCCAACTACCCACCATTCCATTCCAgtacaaaaataagaagaacAAATCAAAGCATTAATTACTGTTCTTAGCCGTTCTCCCTCTTCCTGTTTCTTTGTTGCCTCCACCATCCAAAGTTGCCTTCCCAGGACAGATTCCAGCGACTGCCATCTGCATTCACATGGATCTGCAGCCACACCCAACCCACCGAATCCACATTTCAAATTGACAACTACGAGAGATCGTGAGTGCAAGGTTCAAATTTGAGGTGGGTTTAGAGGTTATAATCTGAAGATTGGTGATGGGTGTCTAGAGAAGATTTGAAGGGAGACGGAGGGAGAGAAGGCACTGGGCGGAGATTGATGTGGTAAGGCTTGAATCTGGGGCAGGTTTTGAGGCTGCGATCTAAAAACACAGATCgggaggagaaagagagagaggaggtggagatggggagagagagaaaggaagtGGATGATGGAGGGATatgaggtggaggtggagaaagagaaaga
Proteins encoded:
- the LOC117637466 gene encoding protein DMR6-LIKE OXYGENASE 2-like → MAATGPTFNIHYSSQVPHDQPAKLMTSIKKLAESPGITFIPPTYTCTNNPHDDLAALIDTESTIPTVDFSLLTSGTPQQRSQAIHDLGKACQDWGFFLVINHGVPESLMKAILEGVQGFFDLTEEEKHEFEGKHVLDPIRCGTSFNASVDKVMFWRDFLKVFVYPEFHFPTKPAGFSELALEYCKRTRQVTRELLKGISESLGLEASDLEKFLNVESGLQIFIANLYPPCPQPELALGMPPHSDHGLLTLLIQNGINGLQVQHKGKWVNVNAMPNSFLVNTGDHLEIFSNGKYRSNIHRAVLTNKATRISLATPTGPSLETVATPAPELINNENRKPAYIGMKYKDYLELQQSSMLDGKSILDRVRVSNSE